Genomic window (Candidatus Binatia bacterium):
ACCTTTGCAAGCAAATGCCTAAGGGGCGTAACGGCTTATCCGATCTGACACTCTTGTGGAGGGAGCCCAATGATCCAGGAGCTAGAACCGGTTGTCCTTCAGCACGATGTCTCTGAGCATGGTCTAAAAGAGGGGGATATCGGCGCAGTGGTGCATGCCTACGGCGACCGTCGGGCATTTGAGGTTGAGTTTGTTACGGCCGAAGGGAGAACAGTTGCCGTGCTGACTCTTACCGAGACGGACATTCGTCCGATGGGGCGCGGCGAG
Coding sequences:
- a CDS encoding DUF4926 domain-containing protein — protein: MIQELEPVVLQHDVSEHGLKEGDIGAVVHAYGDRRAFEVEFVTAEGRTVAVLTLTETDIRPMGRGEILHAREIASPQA